From Microcoleus sp. FACHB-831, a single genomic window includes:
- a CDS encoding o-succinylbenzoate synthase, which produces MQYRFDFRPYRRHFKRPLQISKGIWDIREGIILRLTDENEKIGFGEIAPLSWFGSETFADAWDFCRELPNKITAETIFSIPAALPACQFGFESALDLALVNNSPSKIKNLNAQITYSGLLPAGEAVLNQWQPLWERGYRTFKWKIGVAPIQQELNIFNQLIQSIPESVKLRLDANGGLSWEETNAWLNVGDRASYIEFIEQPLPINKFAAMLELAGQHSTPIALDESVATIEQLQACYQQGWRGIFVIKPAIAGSSSRLRQFCQQHTIDAVFSSVFETPIGRQAALQLAAELSRRDRAVGFGVNHWFDEDDETSFENLWNRL; this is translated from the coding sequence ATGCAATATCGGTTCGATTTTCGGCCTTATCGGCGTCACTTCAAGCGTCCCCTACAAATTAGCAAAGGCATCTGGGATATCCGCGAGGGCATTATCCTCCGTCTTACCGATGAGAATGAAAAAATCGGATTTGGAGAAATTGCCCCGCTTTCCTGGTTTGGCTCGGAAACTTTTGCAGATGCTTGGGATTTTTGTCGCGAACTGCCGAATAAAATTACAGCGGAAACAATTTTTTCTATTCCAGCGGCTCTCCCTGCTTGTCAGTTTGGCTTTGAATCAGCTTTAGATTTGGCATTAGTTAATAATTCCCCCTCTAAAATCAAAAATCTAAACGCTCAAATTACTTACAGTGGCTTATTGCCTGCTGGGGAAGCAGTTTTAAATCAATGGCAACCACTTTGGGAGCGGGGATATCGTACTTTTAAATGGAAGATTGGGGTTGCCCCAATTCAACAGGAACTCAATATTTTCAACCAACTGATTCAGTCAATCCCGGAATCGGTGAAATTGCGATTAGATGCCAATGGGGGGCTAAGCTGGGAAGAGACAAATGCATGGCTCAACGTTGGCGATCGCGCGAGCTATATCGAATTTATAGAACAACCCCTCCCCATAAATAAATTTGCGGCTATGTTGGAATTGGCCGGCCAGCATTCTACCCCCATAGCCTTGGATGAATCTGTTGCTACAATTGAGCAATTGCAAGCTTGCTATCAACAGGGTTGGCGCGGTATTTTTGTCATTAAGCCCGCGATCGCTGGTTCCTCATCCAGGTTGCGCCAATTCTGCCAACAGCATACAATTGATGCTGTTTTTTCCTCTGTATTTGAAACTCCTATTGGCAGACAGGCTGCGCTACAGTTGGCGGCTGAACTGTCGAGACGCGATCGCGCAGTAGGATTTGGCGTCAACCACTGGTTCGACGAAGATGATGAAACCAGCTTTGAGAACTTATGGAATCGCCTCTAG
- a CDS encoding cupin domain-containing protein, translated as MMKHSDSCFCELAPLYALDILEEQARRVVEQCMAELPELEIELEEFHLGVAAIPYSLPDVAIAPCVKDRLFQRIANVDILDETSLHTTAIAPPPIAPPVPPFTVRAGDVRWRNHPVPGVTMARLNVDKAKREIVCLLRAEPGVTYPPHRHAAVEEIFMLEGDLEVDGEVYGRGDYIRSSPGSIHSPYTSTGCMFFIRTSIDDEMLN; from the coding sequence ATGATGAAACACTCAGACAGTTGTTTCTGTGAACTTGCACCTTTGTACGCGCTCGACATCCTCGAAGAGCAAGCTCGTCGTGTGGTTGAGCAATGTATGGCGGAGTTGCCAGAGTTGGAGATTGAGTTAGAAGAATTTCACTTAGGTGTTGCTGCTATACCCTACAGTCTTCCTGATGTGGCGATCGCTCCGTGTGTCAAAGATCGGCTGTTCCAGCGTATTGCCAATGTAGATATTTTGGATGAAACATCTCTACATACTACCGCGATCGCTCCCCCGCCAATTGCGCCTCCCGTACCCCCTTTTACCGTGCGTGCGGGTGATGTGCGCTGGAGAAATCACCCAGTTCCAGGCGTGACGATGGCTAGGCTCAATGTAGACAAAGCTAAACGCGAAATTGTCTGCCTGCTTCGTGCCGAACCTGGTGTAACTTATCCCCCCCATCGCCACGCTGCTGTTGAAGAAATCTTTATGCTCGAAGGCGATTTAGAGGTAGATGGCGAAGTTTATGGCAGGGGTGACTACATTCGCTCGTCTCCAGGATCTATTCACAGTCCGTATACTTCTACTGGTTGTATGTTTTTTATCCGCACCTCGATAGATGATGAAATGCTTAATTGA
- a CDS encoding sigma-70 family RNA polymerase sigma factor — protein sequence MTTPPFIDEISILERIAQQDQTALGELYDRYASVLYAVALKIVGSAEEAEEVVLDVFSQVWRTAKNYDSKRGRVDGWLFMLTRSRALDRLRALKRTARAADASIEAEGIKFPQAYTSPEQDLLIEERRDRVQAAINQLPCEQREVIELAYFKGLTHVEIAAYTGKSLGTVKTRIRLGLRKLRDALGSL from the coding sequence ATGACGACGCCGCCATTTATCGATGAAATCTCTATCTTGGAGAGGATCGCCCAGCAAGATCAAACCGCGCTGGGTGAACTCTACGACCGCTACGCCAGCGTACTCTACGCTGTTGCCTTGAAAATAGTAGGGTCTGCGGAAGAAGCTGAGGAAGTAGTTCTTGATGTTTTCTCCCAGGTATGGCGAACAGCGAAAAACTACGACTCCAAGCGTGGGCGCGTTGATGGTTGGTTGTTCATGCTTACCCGCAGTAGGGCGCTGGATCGGCTGCGTGCGTTGAAGCGGACTGCACGGGCCGCAGATGCTTCAATAGAAGCAGAAGGAATAAAATTCCCCCAGGCATATACGTCTCCAGAACAAGATTTGTTAATTGAGGAGCGGCGCGATCGCGTGCAAGCTGCTATTAACCAACTCCCATGCGAGCAACGGGAGGTTATAGAGTTGGCATATTTCAAAGGACTAACCCATGTAGAAATCGCCGCTTATACTGGTAAGTCTCTGGGGACGGTAAAAACCAGAATTCGCTTAGGACTCAGAAAGCTGCGAGATGCCCTCGGCTCTCTGTAG
- a CDS encoding 2-succinylbenzoate--CoA ligase encodes MESPLDYINKRAKDDWLIAYDTKGHLYHRASVKFIRFTCQNFQQLTLFKKPRINDKTLLSWPDQVKFLGHFIGACAAGNPIFLMNPNWAKSEIEQVTHLVESNHHLRNIHNWIMIPTGGSSGKMRFAIHTWETLMASVQGFQQYFQVSQINSFCVLPPYHVSGLMQFMRSFTTGGKLVIMPSKTLELGVKCDINPEDFFISLVPTQLQRLLQNPELTAWLAKFKTVLLGGAPAWRELLEDARRHKIRVAPTYGMTETASQIVTLKPEDFLNGNNSAGHVLPHAKVTIRSESGEILGTNKTGIINIAADSLALGYYPEFFSNQQHFQTDDLGFIDDRGYLNVVGRNSNKIITGGENVFPPEVEAAIRETNLVADVCVIGVPDFQWGQAVTAVYVANTSAVSAEILQAAIASKLTKYKHPKYWLQVESLPRNAGGKLNQDELNKIIVKSRIIPSKK; translated from the coding sequence ATGGAATCGCCTCTAGACTATATCAATAAACGCGCTAAGGATGATTGGCTGATTGCTTATGACACCAAGGGACACTTATATCATCGCGCCTCTGTAAAGTTTATTCGTTTTACTTGCCAAAATTTTCAGCAGTTAACACTATTTAAAAAACCGCGTATAAACGACAAAACTTTACTATCCTGGCCAGACCAAGTAAAATTTTTAGGGCATTTCATAGGTGCTTGTGCCGCTGGAAATCCAATTTTTTTAATGAATCCAAATTGGGCTAAAAGTGAAATTGAACAAGTTACTCATTTAGTGGAATCAAACCACCATCTCAGAAATATCCACAATTGGATTATGATTCCCACTGGTGGTTCATCGGGGAAAATGCGTTTTGCCATCCATACTTGGGAAACATTGATGGCATCGGTGCAAGGCTTTCAACAGTATTTTCAGGTATCTCAAATCAATTCCTTTTGTGTATTGCCGCCTTATCACGTCAGCGGTTTAATGCAATTCATGCGCTCCTTCACTACCGGGGGCAAGTTGGTTATTATGCCGTCAAAAACACTAGAGCTTGGTGTCAAATGTGACATTAATCCAGAAGATTTTTTCATATCCTTAGTGCCAACTCAGCTGCAACGTCTCTTACAAAATCCAGAATTAACCGCCTGGTTAGCCAAATTTAAAACAGTGCTTCTGGGGGGCGCACCAGCTTGGCGAGAACTTCTGGAAGACGCGAGGCGCCACAAAATTAGGGTAGCGCCTACTTACGGTATGACCGAAACAGCATCACAAATTGTCACTCTCAAACCTGAAGATTTCCTCAACGGCAATAATAGCGCTGGCCACGTTTTACCCCATGCAAAAGTAACAATTCGCAGTGAAAGTGGCGAAATATTAGGCACTAATAAAACCGGGATTATTAATATTGCGGCTGATTCGCTAGCACTTGGTTATTATCCAGAATTTTTTAGCAACCAGCAGCATTTTCAGACAGATGATTTAGGCTTTATTGACGATCGAGGTTATTTAAACGTTGTTGGTCGTAACAGCAATAAAATCATTACTGGGGGTGAAAATGTGTTTCCGCCTGAAGTGGAAGCTGCGATTAGAGAAACTAACCTGGTTGCTGATGTTTGCGTGATTGGCGTGCCGGATTTTCAGTGGGGACAAGCTGTTACGGCTGTTTATGTCGCTAACACTTCCGCTGTTTCTGCTGAGATATTGCAAGCCGCGATCGCTTCTAAATTAACTAAATACAAGCACCCTAAATATTGGTTACAGGTTGAAAGTTTGCCCCGCAACGCTGGAGGTAAACTCAACCAAGATGAGCTAAACAAAATTATCGTTAAATCCCGTATAATTCCTAGCAAAAAATAG
- a CDS encoding ferritin-like domain-containing protein has protein sequence MDNEFVNTSPRSRRSFSRRGIIMTGAATGVASALGLTAIADRAGAASKQDMKNDAAILNNALFYEHQAIWAYSFAATKLSDTDVGKAVLALALRNQADHKNHRDTLAKVVKSLGGTPVMSKSSYDLSSYIKAGEGNIDSDVNVAKLALALEVDAAIAYAREVGKLKTPALISAGASIGTVEASHATAIRAAFKSLGVNIDYVPASFISADTRKDWVIKV, from the coding sequence ATGGATAACGAATTCGTCAACACATCCCCGCGCAGCCGCAGATCGTTCTCACGTCGCGGAATTATTATGACAGGGGCTGCGACTGGTGTTGCCAGTGCTTTGGGGCTGACGGCGATCGCCGATCGTGCTGGGGCTGCATCCAAGCAGGACATGAAAAATGATGCTGCCATTCTCAACAATGCCCTGTTTTACGAGCATCAAGCTATCTGGGCATACAGCTTTGCTGCGACTAAGCTGAGTGACACCGATGTTGGCAAGGCTGTTTTGGCGCTTGCACTACGCAACCAAGCCGATCACAAGAACCATCGCGATACTCTAGCAAAGGTGGTCAAAAGTTTGGGTGGAACCCCGGTGATGTCAAAATCCAGCTACGATCTTTCTTCCTATATCAAAGCGGGTGAAGGCAATATCGATTCAGATGTGAACGTAGCTAAGTTAGCACTCGCCTTAGAAGTTGACGCCGCGATCGCTTATGCACGTGAAGTTGGTAAATTGAAAACTCCAGCCCTAATCTCCGCAGGCGCAAGCATCGGCACCGTTGAGGCTTCCCACGCGACGGCGATTCGCGCCGCTTTCAAGTCGCTGGGAGTGAATATCGATTACGTTCCTGCTTCTTTTATCAGCGCTGACACCCGCAAGGATTGGGTGATTAAAGTCTAA
- the menA gene encoding 2-carboxy-1,4-naphthoquinone phytyltransferase — protein MTTRFIEQPNSKLWMAAIKPPMYSVAIIPIWVGTAVAYAESKVLHAAIFSTFLMSAILIIAWLNLSNDVFDSETGIDKNKAHSLVNLTGNKSLIFWLANLFLVLGIVGIVAIAWLQQDFTVIALVLLSCALGYSYQGPPFRLGYQGLGEIICFICFGPIAIAAAYYSQTATWSKIGLAASVIVGITTSLILFCSHFHQVADDLAAGKKSPIVRLGTEKSAQLLPWFCGSIYALTVLFVSLGFFPIWTLLIFASLPFAVQLCQHVGKFHNQPKDVSNCKFIAVKLHFWSGLLLALGFILPMG, from the coding sequence ATGACTACAAGGTTTATTGAACAGCCAAATAGTAAGTTGTGGATGGCAGCAATTAAGCCACCTATGTACAGCGTTGCCATTATTCCAATTTGGGTGGGTACGGCTGTGGCTTATGCAGAAAGTAAAGTACTTCACGCAGCAATATTTTCGACCTTTTTAATGTCAGCAATTTTGATTATTGCATGGCTGAATCTTAGCAACGATGTATTTGATTCCGAAACTGGGATTGATAAGAATAAAGCCCACTCGCTTGTAAACTTGACAGGAAACAAATCTTTAATTTTCTGGCTGGCCAATCTATTTCTAGTTTTGGGCATAGTGGGTATAGTGGCGATCGCCTGGTTACAGCAAGACTTCACTGTAATTGCCCTAGTTCTACTGTCTTGTGCTTTGGGATACAGCTACCAAGGGCCTCCCTTTCGTTTAGGCTACCAGGGTTTGGGGGAAATTATTTGTTTTATCTGCTTTGGTCCCATAGCTATTGCGGCGGCATACTACAGTCAAACCGCAACTTGGTCAAAAATCGGTCTGGCAGCATCGGTTATTGTGGGAATTACTACCTCGTTAATTTTGTTTTGCTCCCATTTTCACCAAGTTGCTGATGATTTGGCAGCAGGAAAAAAATCTCCCATTGTCCGGCTGGGGACGGAAAAATCTGCCCAACTCTTACCCTGGTTTTGTGGTAGTATTTACGCGCTGACCGTGCTATTTGTGTCATTAGGATTTTTCCCCATCTGGACGTTACTCATTTTTGCAAGTTTGCCCTTTGCCGTGCAGTTATGCCAGCACGTCGGGAAATTTCACAATCAGCCAAAAGACGTTAGTAACTGCAAATTCATCGCCGTAAAATTGCATTTTTGGAGCGGGTTGCTGTTAGCGTTGGGCTTTATTCTGCCGATGGGGTGA
- a CDS encoding thioesterase family protein: MPFTYTRTIRFQDTDAAGVVYFANVLALCHEAYEESLAASGLNLKSFFSNPAVAIPIVHASVDFYRPMFCGDRTVIQLKPQQLNESKFDTVYQIFPVSSEQVIAKAITKHVCIDSVNRTKTPLTQEIVQWLRQWSNEIDC, translated from the coding sequence ATGCCATTTACTTACACCCGAACTATTCGATTTCAAGATACCGATGCTGCTGGTGTCGTCTACTTTGCCAATGTCTTGGCACTATGTCACGAAGCCTATGAGGAATCGCTAGCAGCATCAGGACTTAATCTTAAGTCATTTTTTAGCAATCCAGCTGTTGCCATTCCTATTGTTCATGCCAGCGTAGATTTTTATCGCCCTATGTTTTGCGGCGATCGCACCGTCATTCAGCTAAAACCCCAACAGCTTAATGAGTCAAAGTTTGACACTGTTTATCAAATTTTTCCGGTTTCCTCAGAGCAAGTTATTGCTAAGGCAATTACCAAGCACGTCTGTATAGATTCAGTTAACAGAACTAAAACACCACTAACACAGGAAATAGTGCAATGGTTGAGACAGTGGAGTAACGAGATAGATTGCTAA